A region of Granulicella sibirica DNA encodes the following proteins:
- the mraY gene encoding phospho-N-acetylmuramoyl-pentapeptide-transferase — translation MLYWLLYQKLFPYFRILRIFRYLTFRTVFASLTALLIGLLIGPFVIQRLREFQIGQYIREEGPESHQKKGGTPTMGGVLICISIIIPTLLWSDLSNPMVWIVVLSTLAFAAIGFIDDYTKVVHKHNQGLTGRQKLALQFTTSGLVAVTLSIMQSKGMYSTRLVVPFLKNFRPNLIIDSLRHVPHLGWLAFVPFVIFVMLVLTGASNAVNLTDGLDGLAIGCTIIAAGALTVLTYVSGHAVFSDYLEIPRMPMVSELTVFCGAMVGGSIGFLWYNAHPAEIFMGDVGSLALGGAIGTVAVIIKQELLLPFIGGVFILEALSVILQVGSYKLRNGKRIFRMAPLHHHFELMGWSESKVIARFWIMALVFALFALTTLKLR, via the coding sequence TTGCTCTATTGGCTGCTGTACCAGAAGCTTTTTCCCTACTTTCGCATCCTGCGCATCTTCCGGTACCTCACCTTCCGGACGGTCTTCGCCTCGCTGACCGCGCTTCTGATCGGCCTGCTGATCGGCCCCTTCGTCATCCAACGCCTGCGCGAGTTCCAGATCGGCCAGTACATCCGCGAAGAGGGTCCCGAGTCTCACCAGAAGAAGGGTGGCACGCCGACCATGGGTGGCGTCCTCATCTGCATCTCGATCATCATTCCGACCCTGCTCTGGTCCGATCTCTCGAATCCCATGGTCTGGATCGTCGTTCTCTCCACCCTCGCCTTTGCCGCGATCGGCTTCATCGACGATTACACCAAGGTCGTCCACAAACATAACCAGGGCCTTACCGGGCGACAGAAGCTCGCGCTGCAGTTCACGACGAGCGGCCTGGTCGCCGTCACCCTGTCGATCATGCAATCGAAGGGGATGTATTCGACGCGACTCGTCGTTCCGTTCCTCAAGAACTTCCGCCCAAACCTTATCATCGACAGCCTGAGGCACGTCCCTCATCTTGGCTGGCTGGCATTTGTGCCATTTGTGATCTTCGTGATGCTGGTTCTTACAGGGGCGAGCAACGCCGTCAACCTCACTGACGGCCTGGATGGCCTCGCCATCGGCTGCACCATCATCGCCGCTGGAGCCCTGACGGTCCTCACCTACGTGAGCGGGCACGCCGTCTTTTCCGACTATCTCGAGATCCCCCGCATGCCGATGGTGAGCGAACTGACCGTCTTCTGCGGAGCGATGGTTGGTGGAAGCATCGGCTTCCTCTGGTACAACGCTCATCCGGCCGAAATCTTCATGGGCGACGTTGGCAGCCTGGCGCTCGGCGGCGCGATCGGAACGGTGGCCGTCATCATCAAGCAGGAACTTCTTCTGCCGTTCATTGGCGGCGTCTTCATCCTGGAGGCGTTGAGCGTCATCCTGCAGGTGGGAAGCTACAAGCTGCGGAACGGTAAACGCATCTTCCGCATGGCTCCGCTGCACCACCACTTCGAGCTCATGGGCTGGTCGGAGTCGAAAGTGATTGCGCGCTTCTGGATCATGGCGCTCGTCTTCGCGCTCTTTGCTCTGACAACACTGAAGCTCCGCTAG
- a CDS encoding VWA domain-containing protein, whose amino-acid sequence MRILGLALFAVLALPASAQDFPPLKVETHLIDSTVSIRDAGGGLVHDVTMTDLSVVEDGIPQTIRYFAPAEHLPLSIGLIIDASGSQEKFIKDHERDIAEFLRQVLTPEDRAFALCFGNHLRLVSDWTSDGPAITSALRRYDKSKGDFPELGPKEDREQGTALNDAVYFSTTERMAGIHQRRKVLLVFSDGQENSSEHDLIDTIEAAQNADVLVYAIRYTELEHGKMNARDLYGMRELDHLTAQSGGKSYDSHAMKVSQAFAEISGELRSLYAVGYYSTNREHDGSFRKVVLQSKRPGLVLRARAGYYAR is encoded by the coding sequence ATGCGTATCCTCGGCCTCGCCCTCTTCGCCGTCCTGGCTCTGCCAGCCTCCGCTCAGGATTTCCCGCCTCTCAAGGTCGAAACGCACCTGATCGACAGCACGGTGAGCATCCGCGATGCTGGTGGCGGCCTTGTTCACGACGTCACGATGACCGACCTTTCGGTCGTCGAGGACGGCATCCCGCAGACCATCCGCTACTTCGCCCCCGCCGAGCATCTCCCCCTCAGCATCGGGCTCATCATCGACGCCAGCGGAAGCCAGGAGAAGTTCATCAAGGATCATGAACGCGACATCGCTGAGTTTCTCCGGCAGGTTCTCACGCCCGAGGACCGTGCGTTCGCGCTCTGCTTCGGCAATCATCTCCGTCTCGTCAGCGACTGGACCAGTGACGGTCCCGCGATCACCTCCGCACTGCGCCGCTACGACAAGAGCAAGGGAGACTTCCCCGAACTCGGACCGAAGGAGGACCGCGAACAGGGGACGGCTCTCAACGACGCCGTTTACTTCTCGACGACCGAGCGCATGGCAGGCATTCACCAGCGCCGCAAGGTCCTGCTTGTCTTCTCGGACGGCCAGGAGAATTCGAGTGAGCACGACCTGATCGACACGATCGAAGCTGCCCAGAATGCCGACGTGCTCGTGTATGCCATCCGCTACACAGAGCTCGAGCATGGGAAGATGAACGCCCGCGACCTCTACGGCATGCGCGAACTCGACCACCTTACCGCCCAGAGCGGCGGCAAATCCTATGACTCGCACGCCATGAAGGTGAGTCAGGCGTTCGCTGAAATCTCCGGCGAGCTCCGCTCCCTGTACGCTGTTGGGTACTACTCCACCAACCGCGAGCACGATGGCTCCTTCCGCAAGGTCGTCCTTCAGTCCAAACGGCCGGGCCTTGTTCTCAGAGCGCGAGCCGGCTACTACGCCCGGTAG